In one window of Tenacibaculum mesophilum DNA:
- the tuf gene encoding elongation factor Tu: MAKGTYDRSKPHLNVGTIGHVDHGKTTLTAAITKVLADAGFSEQRAFDQIDNAPEEKERGITINSSHVEYATANRHYAHVDCPGHADYVKNMVTGAAQMDGAILVVAATDGPMPQTREHILLGRQVGIPRIVVFLNKVDMVDDEELLELVEMEVRDLLSFYEYDGDNGPVVSGSALGALNGEQKWVDTVLELMEAVDTWIEEPPRDTEKDFLMPIEDVFSITGRGTVATGRIETGIINTGDPVEIIGMGDEKLTSTVTGIEMFRQILDRGEAGDNAGILLRGIEKTQIKRGMVICKPGSITPHAKFKAEVYILKKEEGGRHTPFHNNYRPQFYVRTTDVTGNINLPEGVEMVMPGDNLTITVDLIQPIALNTGLQFAIREGGRTVGAGQVTEILD; encoded by the coding sequence ATGGCAAAAGGAACTTATGATCGTTCGAAACCGCACTTAAACGTAGGTACTATTGGTCACGTAGATCACGGTAAAACTACTTTAACTGCTGCAATTACTAAAGTATTAGCAGATGCTGGATTTTCTGAGCAGAGAGCTTTTGATCAAATCGATAACGCTCCAGAAGAAAAAGAAAGAGGTATCACAATTAACTCTTCTCACGTAGAGTATGCAACAGCTAACCGTCACTACGCGCACGTTGACTGTCCAGGTCACGCCGATTACGTAAAGAACATGGTAACTGGTGCTGCGCAAATGGATGGAGCTATCTTAGTAGTAGCTGCTACTGATGGTCCAATGCCACAAACTCGTGAGCACATCTTATTAGGTCGTCAGGTAGGTATTCCACGTATCGTTGTTTTCTTAAACAAAGTTGATATGGTTGATGACGAAGAGTTATTAGAGTTAGTAGAAATGGAAGTGAGAGATTTATTATCTTTCTATGAGTATGATGGAGATAATGGTCCTGTAGTTTCTGGTTCTGCTTTAGGTGCATTAAACGGAGAGCAAAAGTGGGTTGATACGGTATTAGAGTTAATGGAAGCTGTTGATACTTGGATCGAAGAGCCACCAAGAGATACTGAAAAAGATTTCTTAATGCCAATCGAGGATGTATTTTCTATTACTGGTCGTGGTACAGTAGCAACTGGACGTATCGAAACTGGTATCATTAATACAGGAGATCCTGTTGAGATTATCGGTATGGGAGATGAAAAATTAACATCTACTGTAACTGGTATCGAGATGTTCCGTCAAATCTTAGATAGAGGTGAGGCAGGAGATAACGCAGGTATCTTATTAAGAGGTATTGAAAAAACTCAAATTAAGAGAGGAATGGTAATCTGTAAGCCAGGTTCTATTACTCCACACGCTAAGTTTAAAGCTGAGGTGTATATCTTAAAGAAAGAAGAAGGTGGACGTCACACTCCATTTCACAACAACTACCGTCCACAGTTCTACGTACGTACAACTGACGTAACAGGTAACATTAACTTACCAGAAGGAGTTGAAATGGTAATGCCAGGTGATAACTTAACTATTACTGTTGACTTAATCCAACCTATCGCATTAAACACAGGTTTACAGTTCGCAATCCGTGAGGGAGGTAGAACAGTAGGAGCTGGTCAGGTAACTGAAATCTTAGACTAA
- the hpf gene encoding ribosome hibernation-promoting factor, HPF/YfiA family: MKVFTQSVNFSADQKLIDFIEKKIGGLEKFHDKIVDAEVFLKVQKTSEKENKITEVKINIPGSELMVKKQTKTFEEGISVSVESLKRQLQKSKEKSKDALVS, from the coding sequence ATGAAGGTATTCACACAATCAGTAAATTTCTCAGCAGACCAAAAATTAATAGACTTCATTGAGAAAAAAATAGGAGGATTAGAGAAGTTTCATGATAAGATCGTTGATGCAGAAGTGTTTTTAAAAGTGCAAAAAACGAGTGAAAAGGAGAATAAAATAACTGAAGTAAAAATTAATATACCAGGAAGCGAATTAATGGTGAAAAAGCAAACTAAGACCTTTGAGGAAGGTATTAGTGTGTCTGTAGAATCTTTAAAAAGACAGTTGCAAAAATCAAAAGAAAAATCAAAGGATGCCTTAGTCTCATAA
- a CDS encoding tyrosine-type recombinase/integrase, whose amino-acid sequence MLIKAFLEYLEFEKKYSKNTIQAYKTDLIAFKDFCEVEFDQEDLEGIHYNQIRTWIVSLVNDNISNRSVNRKVSSLKTFYKFLQKIGEVTVNPLSNHKALKVQKKIQTPFDQNEVEEVLKLIKERSDFESVRDRLIVEMLYSTGMRRIELINVKEKDIDHTSRTIKVLGKRNKERYVTILPSVYKTLQEYLRQKREIEDVDLEVLLVTKKGVKIYETLVYRIINLYFSRVSTKAKKSPHILRHAFATHLLNNGASLNSVKELLGHSSLASTQVYTHNSLEQIKKVYNKTHPRGSN is encoded by the coding sequence ATGCTAATAAAAGCTTTTTTAGAGTATTTAGAGTTTGAGAAAAAGTATTCAAAAAACACAATTCAAGCATATAAAACGGATTTAATAGCGTTTAAAGATTTTTGTGAGGTTGAGTTTGATCAAGAGGATTTAGAGGGTATTCATTATAACCAAATTAGAACATGGATTGTTAGTTTGGTAAATGATAATATATCAAATAGAAGCGTAAATAGAAAAGTAAGCTCTTTAAAGACCTTTTATAAGTTTCTGCAAAAAATAGGGGAAGTAACAGTGAATCCGCTTTCAAATCATAAGGCGCTAAAAGTTCAAAAAAAAATACAAACTCCCTTTGATCAAAATGAAGTAGAAGAAGTTTTAAAACTAATAAAAGAGAGATCAGATTTTGAATCAGTAAGAGATAGATTGATTGTGGAAATGTTGTATTCAACTGGAATGAGAAGGATTGAGTTAATAAATGTTAAAGAAAAAGATATAGATCATACTAGTAGAACAATAAAAGTATTAGGAAAAAGAAATAAAGAAAGGTATGTAACGATCTTGCCGTCAGTGTATAAAACTTTACAAGAATATTTAAGACAAAAAAGAGAAATTGAGGATGTAGATTTAGAGGTGCTTTTAGTGACTAAAAAAGGCGTTAAAATTTATGAAACCCTTGTTTACCGAATAATAAATTTGTACTTTAGTAGAGTGTCAACAAAAGCAAAAAAAAGTCCACATATATTAAGGCATGCTTTTGCTACACATTTACTTAATAACGGTGCGTCGTTAAATTCGGTTAAAGAATTACTAGGGCATTCAAGTTTAGCCTCTACCCAAGTTTATACGCACAATAGCTTGGAGCAAATAAAAAAAGTGTATAACAAGACTCACCCTAGAGGGTCAAATTAA
- the rpsU gene encoding 30S ribosomal protein S21, with product MLIIPVKEGENIDRALKRYKRKFDRTKTMKQLRNRKQFTKPSVAKRAQMIKASYVQRLRTQEEVG from the coding sequence ATGTTAATCATTCCAGTTAAAGAAGGAGAGAATATCGATAGAGCGTTAAAACGTTATAAACGTAAATTTGATCGTACAAAAACGATGAAGCAATTACGTAACAGAAAGCAGTTTACTAAGCCATCTGTGGCAAAACGAGCTCAAATGATTAAAGCATCTTATGTTCAGAGATTAAGAACTCAAGAAGAAGTAGGATAG
- a CDS encoding acyl-CoA dehydrogenase family protein → MNSMYFTEEHEAFRQSFRDFLQKEVVPHIDKWEKEGTVERFIWKKFGEMGYFGLNQPEEYGGLGLDLFYTVIFLEELQKINSGGFAANMWAHAYLAMTHVNKEGDDRIKNEYLTPSIEGDKIGCLCITEPFGGSDVAGMRTTAIKKGDSYVINGSKTFITNGVYSDYLVVAAKTNPDDKHKGMSIFIVDRDTPGISSTKLDKLGWRASDTAEIAFDNVVIPVENLMGEEGKGFPYIMQHFALERLVMGINAHARAEYAVDYVVQYMSEREAFGKTLDKFQALRHKVAEMASRVDMCREYNYSIAKRLNDGIYVVKEASMSKLLSTKMADEVIYDALQLLGGYGYMEEYPMARLLRDSRLGPIGGGTSEILKEIIAKMVIDKKEYRPAT, encoded by the coding sequence ATGAATAGTATGTACTTTACCGAAGAGCATGAAGCCTTTCGTCAGAGTTTTAGAGATTTTTTACAAAAAGAGGTAGTTCCTCACATAGATAAATGGGAGAAAGAAGGTACGGTAGAGCGTTTTATCTGGAAGAAGTTCGGTGAAATGGGATACTTTGGTTTAAACCAACCTGAAGAATATGGAGGATTAGGTTTAGATCTTTTTTATACAGTTATTTTTTTAGAAGAACTACAAAAAATAAACTCAGGAGGTTTTGCAGCTAATATGTGGGCACATGCTTATTTAGCAATGACACATGTAAATAAAGAAGGAGATGATCGAATTAAGAATGAATATTTAACACCAAGTATAGAAGGAGATAAAATAGGGTGTTTATGTATTACAGAACCTTTTGGAGGAAGTGATGTAGCAGGAATGCGTACTACAGCAATAAAAAAAGGAGATTCATATGTGATTAATGGATCTAAAACGTTTATCACAAATGGAGTATATTCTGATTACTTAGTAGTAGCAGCTAAAACTAACCCTGATGATAAACATAAAGGAATGAGTATTTTTATAGTTGATAGAGATACTCCAGGAATATCGTCAACTAAGTTAGATAAATTAGGATGGAGAGCTTCAGACACTGCTGAAATAGCTTTTGATAATGTGGTAATACCTGTTGAAAACTTAATGGGAGAAGAAGGAAAAGGATTTCCATATATAATGCAACACTTTGCTTTAGAAAGATTAGTAATGGGAATCAATGCTCATGCGCGTGCGGAATATGCTGTTGATTATGTAGTACAATATATGAGTGAACGTGAAGCTTTTGGAAAAACATTAGATAAATTTCAAGCTTTACGTCATAAAGTAGCAGAAATGGCCAGTAGAGTAGATATGTGTAGAGAATATAACTATTCTATAGCAAAACGATTAAATGATGGTATTTATGTCGTAAAAGAAGCAAGTATGAGTAAGCTATTGTCTACTAAAATGGCAGATGAGGTTATATACGATGCTTTACAGTTACTAGGAGGTTATGGTTATATGGAAGAGTATCCAATGGCACGTTTATTACGTGACAGTCGATTAGGACCGATAGGGGGAGGTACTTCAGAAATATTGAAAGAAATTATTGCAAAAATGGTAATAGATAAGAAAGAATATAGACCAGCTACCTAA
- a CDS encoding helix-hairpin-helix domain-containing protein, with amino-acid sequence MKIFKPHFWYNKRQRNGVFFLLFLIVVLQFIYVYIDFSSEKIEGINKKELVALQNTIDSLKRIELIKRKPKRYPFNPNYITDFKGYQLGMSVEEIDRLHNYRKQNKWINSAKDFKQVTKISDSLLNRIAPYFKFPDWVVKEENQKKKSKIELGLSERHTYNKVYKISTNDINKATQQDFETISGVGEVLSSRIIKYRKKLQGYSFSKQLYEVWGINKAAANKVMQTFTVIKKPTIKKVNVNTAKFKEVLKNPYIDYELCKKIFEYRDEVAELQDISELRNIKDFPLNKYDRIILYLKAE; translated from the coding sequence ATGAAAATATTTAAACCTCATTTCTGGTATAATAAACGCCAAAGAAATGGGGTTTTCTTTTTATTATTTTTAATAGTTGTTTTACAATTTATATATGTGTACATAGATTTTTCTTCAGAAAAAATAGAGGGTATAAATAAGAAAGAGCTAGTAGCTCTTCAAAATACTATTGATAGTTTGAAAAGAATTGAATTGATTAAAAGAAAACCTAAACGATATCCATTCAATCCAAATTATATAACAGACTTTAAAGGTTATCAACTAGGAATGTCTGTAGAGGAAATAGATAGATTACACAATTACAGAAAACAAAATAAATGGATTAACTCGGCTAAAGATTTTAAACAAGTAACAAAAATATCTGATAGTCTTTTGAACAGAATAGCTCCTTATTTTAAATTTCCAGATTGGGTTGTAAAAGAAGAAAACCAAAAGAAGAAAAGTAAAATAGAGTTAGGTTTAAGTGAAAGGCATACATATAATAAGGTATATAAAATTTCTACTAATGATATTAATAAAGCCACTCAACAAGATTTTGAAACTATTAGTGGTGTTGGAGAAGTATTATCTTCTCGAATTATAAAGTATAGAAAGAAGTTACAAGGGTATTCATTCTCAAAACAATTATATGAAGTTTGGGGAATAAATAAAGCTGCAGCAAACAAAGTCATGCAAACTTTTACTGTAATTAAAAAACCAACTATTAAAAAAGTAAATGTAAATACAGCCAAATTCAAAGAAGTGTTAAAAAATCCATATATTGATTATGAGTTATGTAAAAAGATATTTGAATATCGAGATGAAGTAGCTGAACTACAAGATATATCAGAATTAAGAAATATTAAAGATTTTCCACTAAATAAATACGATAGAATAATCTTATATTTGAAAGCAGAATAA
- a CDS encoding alanine/glycine:cation symporter family protein, with protein MNKKLLALLFSITPMLTFAQEKGIDQMIDEAFKPFSDFFSSVIFFPVFGTPFVLILLVASAAFFTLYFGFPNIRHFFTAINVVRGKYEDIEKHGAQLLYGEDGIAQGVDMNEVDDIEEHIENIESLHSDLEIDGDIKDTIRDESHEGEVSHFQALATAVSGTVGNGNIAGVALAIALGGPGATFWMIICGLLGMSTKFVECTLGVHYRDVGEDGTVYGGPMYYLSKGLKEKGFATLGKIAAGAFAVFCIGGSFGGGNAAQSNQATIVIKELLGLESTAAGAIIGIVLAILVGIIIIGGIKRIASVTEKVVPFMALLYLLACLYILGVNFSLIDDAISLIITEAFNPTAIGVGGVIGVLLVGFKRAAFSNEAGAGSASIAHSAVKTKYSASEGLVALLEPFIDTVLICTMTALVIIIFNFGGAFEYGGDGTGSVFIDGVAYEGAGITSRAFAAYIPYSNVFLTVAVVLFAVSTMISWSYYGLQSWKFLFGRGKKADLTYKILFLTFVVIGAAASMKSIWDFSDAMIFAMVFPNMVGLYLLMPVVKKQLKRYLDAINLKKEAVEE; from the coding sequence ATGAATAAAAAACTACTTGCATTGCTGTTTTCAATAACACCAATGTTAACATTTGCACAGGAAAAAGGAATTGATCAAATGATTGATGAAGCGTTTAAACCTTTTTCTGATTTTTTTAGTAGTGTGATTTTTTTTCCAGTATTTGGTACCCCTTTTGTATTGATTTTGTTAGTGGCTAGTGCCGCTTTTTTTACGCTCTATTTTGGATTTCCAAATATCCGTCACTTCTTTACTGCAATAAATGTTGTAAGAGGGAAATATGAAGATATTGAAAAACATGGTGCGCAATTATTGTATGGTGAAGATGGTATAGCTCAAGGAGTAGATATGAATGAAGTTGACGATATTGAGGAGCATATTGAAAATATAGAGAGCTTACATAGTGACTTAGAAATTGATGGAGATATTAAAGATACTATTCGCGATGAAAGTCATGAAGGTGAAGTTTCTCACTTTCAGGCATTAGCAACAGCGGTTTCTGGTACAGTTGGAAATGGTAATATTGCAGGAGTTGCATTAGCAATTGCTTTAGGAGGTCCGGGAGCAACTTTCTGGATGATTATTTGCGGTTTGTTAGGGATGTCAACAAAATTTGTAGAATGTACATTAGGAGTACATTATCGTGATGTAGGAGAAGACGGAACAGTGTATGGAGGTCCTATGTATTATTTATCTAAAGGATTAAAAGAAAAAGGTTTTGCAACACTAGGAAAAATAGCAGCAGGAGCATTTGCAGTTTTCTGTATTGGAGGTTCTTTTGGAGGTGGTAATGCAGCTCAATCTAACCAAGCAACAATAGTTATTAAAGAGTTGTTAGGTTTAGAGAGTACAGCAGCTGGAGCTATCATAGGTATTGTACTAGCCATTTTAGTAGGTATTATAATTATTGGAGGTATCAAAAGAATCGCTTCTGTAACAGAAAAAGTAGTTCCTTTTATGGCATTGCTATACCTATTGGCTTGTTTGTATATTTTAGGGGTTAATTTCTCTTTAATAGATGATGCTATTTCTTTAATTATAACAGAAGCTTTCAATCCTACAGCGATAGGTGTTGGTGGTGTTATAGGTGTTTTATTAGTAGGGTTTAAAAGAGCAGCTTTTTCTAATGAAGCAGGAGCAGGTTCGGCTTCAATTGCACACTCTGCAGTGAAAACAAAATATTCTGCATCAGAAGGTTTAGTGGCATTATTAGAGCCGTTTATTGATACTGTATTAATTTGTACAATGACAGCTTTAGTAATTATTATCTTTAATTTTGGAGGAGCTTTTGAATATGGAGGAGATGGTACAGGATCTGTATTTATTGACGGTGTGGCTTATGAGGGAGCAGGAATTACTTCAAGAGCATTTGCAGCTTACATTCCATACTCAAATGTATTTTTAACTGTAGCAGTTGTTTTATTTGCAGTTTCTACAATGATTTCTTGGTCGTATTACGGATTACAATCTTGGAAATTTTTATTTGGTAGAGGAAAAAAAGCGGATTTAACATATAAAATTTTGTTCTTAACTTTCGTAGTAATTGGAGCAGCAGCGAGTATGAAGTCTATTTGGGATTTTTCAGATGCAATGATTTTTGCAATGGTGTTCCCTAACATGGTAGGTTTATACTTATTGATGCCAGTGGTTAAAAAGCAACTAAAAAGATATTTAGATGCTATTAACCTTAAAAAAGAAGCAGTAGAAGAATAA
- a CDS encoding SDR family oxidoreductase, which produces MKKVVITGSNGLLGQTLVSLLLEAKERYQVIGFSRGENRSGRGDFNYVSIDITDEDLLYKKLSEYKPDVIVNTAAMTNVDACETNKQACDNLNIDVVQYLKNYSEENKTHLIHISTDFIFDGKNGPYKESDKPNPLNYYGLSKLKSEELLIKSKVNYAILRTILVYGKVYDMSRTNIVLWVKKMLEDRKEITIVDDQFRMPTYVEDLALACKLSIDKKALGIFNISSKRMMSIYEIAQQIAEAFRLDKSLIKPISTDVLNQTALRPAITGFDLTKAQTELGLRPKSFKEDLHKFKEKLM; this is translated from the coding sequence ATGAAGAAAGTTGTAATAACTGGAAGTAATGGTTTACTTGGGCAAACTTTAGTAAGCCTTTTATTAGAAGCAAAAGAAAGATATCAGGTAATAGGTTTTTCAAGAGGAGAAAATAGAAGTGGTAGAGGTGACTTTAATTATGTTTCAATTGATATTACAGATGAAGATTTGCTTTACAAAAAACTGTCTGAATATAAGCCAGATGTTATTGTGAATACAGCAGCAATGACAAATGTTGATGCTTGTGAAACAAATAAACAAGCTTGTGATAATCTAAATATAGATGTAGTTCAATATCTTAAAAACTATTCAGAAGAAAATAAAACTCATTTAATACATATTTCAACTGATTTTATTTTTGATGGGAAAAATGGACCATACAAAGAGAGTGATAAGCCAAACCCATTGAATTATTATGGGCTCTCCAAATTAAAATCAGAAGAATTATTAATAAAGTCTAAGGTAAATTATGCTATTTTACGTACCATATTAGTATATGGAAAAGTATATGATATGTCGCGCACTAATATAGTATTGTGGGTGAAGAAAATGTTGGAAGACAGGAAAGAAATAACTATAGTAGATGACCAATTTCGTATGCCAACTTATGTAGAAGATTTGGCATTAGCGTGTAAATTATCAATAGATAAAAAAGCACTAGGAATTTTCAATATTTCCTCAAAAAGAATGATGAGTATTTATGAAATTGCACAACAAATAGCAGAAGCTTTTAGGTTAGATAAAAGCTTAATAAAACCAATTTCTACAGATGTTTTAAATCAAACAGCCTTACGGCCTGCTATTACGGGTTTTGATTTAACAAAAGCCCAAACAGAATTAGGATTGCGACCAAAATCTTTTAAAGAAGATTTACATAAATTTAAAGAAAAGCTAATGTAA
- a CDS encoding potassium channel family protein → MINTVFQSRLYRAIIYSVLIVMLGVTGYMLLFDYSFINALYMTIITISTIGFGEVHPFGTGEKLFTIGLIISSLFVFGYAVSSFSEYLISGQFFHQLKIKKVQKQIEQLQGHTIVCGYGRNGKQAISKLKNYKKQVVVVEKFNDVVRQLDEKGVLTVQGDATLDETLLRAGIMNAENLITALPSDADNLFVVLTAKQLNKNCKVISRASKETSYSKLKIAGADNVIMPDKLGGSHMASLVVTPDVIEFVDRLTIEGETTANLEEVAINDLPEKYIDKTILDLDLRKKTGCTIIGYRTPNKDYIINPEASVKLEIGGNLIVLGRPEQIETLRKVF, encoded by the coding sequence ATGATAAACACAGTGTTTCAATCAAGGTTATATAGAGCTATAATTTATTCTGTCTTAATAGTCATGCTAGGAGTAACAGGTTATATGTTACTTTTTGATTATTCCTTTATTAACGCTTTGTACATGACGATTATAACCATTAGTACCATTGGTTTTGGAGAAGTACATCCTTTTGGTACGGGGGAAAAACTATTTACTATCGGATTGATAATATCTAGTTTGTTTGTTTTTGGTTATGCAGTTTCTTCATTCTCAGAGTATTTAATTAGTGGGCAATTTTTTCATCAGTTAAAAATAAAAAAAGTGCAAAAACAAATAGAGCAGTTACAAGGTCATACCATAGTTTGTGGTTATGGTAGAAATGGTAAACAAGCTATTTCGAAATTGAAAAACTACAAGAAACAAGTTGTAGTGGTTGAAAAATTTAATGATGTAGTGAGGCAGTTAGATGAAAAAGGAGTGTTAACTGTTCAAGGAGATGCAACGCTTGATGAGACTCTATTAAGAGCAGGTATTATGAATGCAGAAAATCTAATAACAGCGTTGCCTTCTGATGCCGATAATTTATTTGTAGTGCTAACAGCAAAACAATTAAATAAAAATTGTAAAGTAATTAGTAGAGCATCTAAAGAAACATCATATAGTAAGTTAAAAATAGCAGGAGCAGATAATGTAATTATGCCAGATAAATTAGGAGGTTCTCACATGGCATCTTTAGTGGTAACTCCTGATGTTATTGAGTTTGTAGATAGGCTAACTATTGAAGGAGAGACAACTGCTAACTTAGAAGAAGTAGCAATTAATGACTTGCCAGAAAAATACATTGATAAAACAATATTAGATTTAGATTTACGAAAAAAAACAGGTTGTACAATTATAGGATACCGTACTCCAAATAAAGATTACATTATCAACCCAGAAGCTTCGGTGAAATTAGAAATAGGAGGAAATTTGATTGTTTTAGGACGTCCTGAACAGATAGAAACACTTAGAAAAGTTTTTTAA